The bacterium region AGAGAAATTTCATAATATAAGAGATGTTTTTATTCAGGACAATCAAGTAAAATATGCAACAAATATAATAATTTTATATATTCTTTTTTACTTTATTGGAGCAATGGTTGGGACTTTTTATGATTACCCTTTTTTATATTCTCTTTTTGAGTCGGTATCTGCATGTGCAAATGTTGGACTTTCAGTCGGTATTACAACTCCTTCAATGCCAACTTTATTAAAGATAACATATATTTTAGAAATGTGGTTTGGCCGACTTGAATTTATTTCAATTTTTGTTGTTATTGGTTTTATTTTTTCATTAAGGAGTCCAGAATGAAAAAAATTTTTAATTTTGTTATATTTTTGCTAATTTTTTGTTTTTCTGCTTTTGCACAGGAAGAAATAACTGGCAAAGACCTTTTTGAAAAAATGAAGCAATTAGATAATAAAGAAGTTGTTATTGTTGGAGAGTGCATTGGAGATATTATTAAAGGTGATAAAAACACATTTATTGTAAATATAAGAACAGATGATAATTATTTTATAGGTACTGTTTTAAGTAAAGAAGATGCAGAGAAAATAAACCATTTAGGAAAATATGAAGAAAAAGGAGATATTATAAAAATTATTGGTATTTTCCATTCTAATTGTCCTGTTCATTCTGGTGAAGTTGATATACATTGTGCAAATATGGAAATTTTAAAAGAAGGAGAAGTTTATGCAGAAAAAATTGATATGAAAAGATTTATTGTAGGTCTTGTTCTTTTATTTATTATGTTATTTTTTACTAAACTATCTTTTACTAAATCCGTATAAACTCGTATTTTAAAAAAGTTTTTTCATTTACAATAACTAACTGGTTCATAATCACCAACAAAAGCAGTTGTATCAGATTTTACAGTTTCTTTTTCATTATCCCAATCACTTTCAACTGTTTGAGAGACAATTCTTGGTTTTATCTTACATTTTCTACATCCCGAAAAACCTTTTATTTCTCCTTTCAAAAATTTTTCTATAACTTGTCTACATACTTTCATATTTAGAACAAAAACTTGAGCCCCTCCAATTTTCCCTTCTTTTAATAATTTGTTTTTTCTTATGTAATCCCAATATGCTCCTTTATCAGTAATTTCACAAGCTCTTCCTCGCCATCCCCATGTTCTTATGTGAACAATTTCTCCTGAAGGAAGTTTTACAGGATATTGTTCTGTTCTTTTTCCAAGGCAAGGAACATTATTTGTTTGTTCAACAACATGATGAAATGTATTTGCTGATAACGCATCAATAAGTATAATTTTACCTCCCTCCTTTTCAAGAAGATAAAGAGGACTTCCTTTTCCCATAGTAAGGTATTTATGATGGTTTTTAACAAAGTCCTTTGCATTTTTTCCCCAAACAGCAAAAGAATGAGTTGGATTAAGAGAACGATAAACATCTTTTATTTTCCAAAATGCTTCTGGCACTGCCCCATTAGTTGTTGGTGTCTCAAGAGGTGAGAAATATGCATCTGGGTCATTTCTAAAAATTTCACCGTGATTAAAAGAAGGCATCATTAAAACTCCTTCTTTCCCAATAAGTTCCATAAGTGCCTCACATACTGCCTTTGCTCCACCTTCTACATATCCAAGAGAAGAAAGAGATGAATGAACAATAACTTTATCTCCTTTTTTAATTCCAAGTTTTTCAAGTCCAGATTTTATATCCTGTTTAGTAACAATTGTTTTATAATAAAATTTTAAATAATTATAATTAGATAAATACTGAATATATTTTATAAGGGATTTTTTTTCTGCTTCACTTATCTCATTCATTCCATAAAATTCCCTTTCAGATGAAATTTCTTTGAATATTTGATACATATCTTTTTTACCATCCACTCTATTGATAACAGAATAAAATTCTTCTGGTGGAGAAATTCTTTCTTTATGAGGAATTTCTGCTAAAGAAAAAATAAATACTGGTTTTCTCCATGTTATAACAATATTTTCACTTTTTTTATCTTCTCTTGATAATAGAACTTCTTTTTTTGAAATTTCTTTATCAAATTTTTTAGTAATATCAGTTATAGTTTTTCTAACTATCTTGTCTATTTCCTTTAAAATTTTTTCTTCTGGTTTATCACCAAAAATTTTTATTGAGAGATATTTATCTTTTAAGTAACGAGAGATATAATTTATTCTTTCTTTAATTCCTTGTTGAGTAAATTTTTCAGGATTTTCTGCTATCATTAAGTTAAGATAACTTATATATTTATAAAATTCCTCTTTCACAGAGGTATTAACAACATTTAGATATTTTTTTCTTTTCTGATTTGAAAAAAGAGTACAGACATAAGTTGCTAAAGAACATAAAATTTCCTTTCCTAAATTCCAGTTAACAATTTCAGGGTCAGCAGAATTATGATGAAACTTTCCAGGATGTGATATAAAATACATTGTTGGAATATTAGTTGATTTATCAGATATAAATGTATCATCTTCAAACATTGCTCTTTCTTTTTTCCATGGTAAATTAGAAGGGAATGTTTTTTCAAGAAGTTTTTCAAAGAGGTAGTCACCAAAAAATGGATTTGTAAAATGACTTCCATACAGTGTTATCCTCATTCTACCCGATTTAACAATATCAGGAGTAATTCCATCTACATTAAATGCATATATTACATTATGTTTTTTTTCAAAAAACTGAGCCATTCCATATCTTTCCATTGAAAAAAGAAATCTTATTCCAACATCAGGAATAAATTTTTTTGACTTAATAAGTTCATTTATAACTCTACATATTTCAATCAATCCAGCAACACCGGTCGCATTATCTGTAATCATTGGTTCATAAAGATGGGCAAGAAAAGCAATTTCTTTTTTTGTTTTTCCTGGAATAAGTCCTGTAATTGAATAAATTTTCCCATTGTATCTTTTGCTTTTCACAGAGGCACAGACCTTCACATTTTCCTTATCAAGTAATTTTTGCAGGAATTCACCATCTTCTGGTTTAATTGAAAAACATACCATTTTTCTATCTTCTTTTGTTTGATACCAACCAGAATTTTTTGCCCATCCATTAATCCAATATACTCCATCTCTTTTTTCAGGAGCACCAGAATATGAAGAGATAATTCCTAAAGCACCTGTTTTTTCAATTTCGTTTCTACATTCCCTTGGGGGAATATTTCCACAGAATACAAAATTCTTACTTAAATCTTTATATTTTTTAATATTTCTTATATCTACTACATCCAAAATTGTTTCTTCAATATCACCACATCTATTTGCAATATGAAATGGATGGTGTTTTGTATCAGCAAGAATTTTTCCATTAAACTTATCAGGTTCTTTAATATAAAGAAATCCATATTCATAATCCCAAGCCTGAGGCATAATGAAATCACCATAAGTGGTCCCACCGTCTGCTTTGAGTTCTATTAGTTCAACATCTTTCGCACCTGCATCTTTTAATTCCTGCCAACATAACTTTGCTGACTTTTCAAAATCACTATAACAAAACCTTGATTCAATATTAAATATTTTCAGTGCTAAATTCTGCCATCTACTTAAATCAAATTCTTTTTTTATCCTTTTATTAAGATTTTCCATTTTTTATCCTTTGCTCTGAATTGATTTTGCCAAAATTGGCTATATCTTTTATATATTTTTTCTTCGTTTTTTAATGCTTCTATAAGTATTTATACTAATTTGATGTCAAATTAATATTATACCCCTCCTCTTTTGAAATATCCCCCTCTGGGCGTAGCCCCTACGGGTGAGCCTTACCCCTCTTTATAAAATCCCTCTCTATCTCCTCCAAAATGCGCGTCGGACAGACCCTTATCAAAGGGAGAAATTTAAAATTTTCCTCATCCTGCATCCTCGGGCGTAGTCCAGAGGGGATCCGTAGCCAAAAGCGAGGACCCTACGGGCGAGCCACCCTTCCCCTCTACAAAGCATAGACGGGCAGGCTTTCAAAAAGGAAAGAGTTAAAGGTCACCTAACTCCTGTTGTAAGTGACAAATATGTTTTTTTCCTGTAGGGATAAGCCCTTTTTCTCTCTACAATTACAAAAGCATTTTTCTAATTTTCATCTGGTTCAGTGCTAATGTCCAGAATTTTCTCTATTATTTCTTTCTCCATCGGAATAGTGCCTATACCACCTGTAATTTTTTCCCTTATAACAGGCACACTTACCAATTGTCCATCTACTAATATAGCCAGTTTTTTCCCTATGAGTGATTCTGTTAAGTTAGCAAACTTTTTCCTACCTTCATCTGTAAATACTATTTTAATTTGTTCAAGCTCTTGATTAGTCAAGCATGCTCTGACACCTCTTATATCCGACTTATCAATCTCACTCGTATCTGCAACATATATTTTTTTATCAGAATAAGGTATATTGGTCTGTGTAAATCCTGTTTCTGGGGTGTTTTTCACAAGTCGGAATTCTATACTTCTTTTTGGTTTAACATATCTTGTTGCCTTAATCATTGTAAGTGTTTTAAGGGTATTTTTTGGAGAAATCATTTCAGGACTGTCAATCAAACCTCCTATTATTGCAGGTTTTTCGTTTGTAATGTCCACACAGGTACTTTGTTCTCTATTACTCATAATAGGGTATATTTCTTCTCCCTTCCCTTCATTTTTTATTTTTTTCAATTCTACAAGTTTTGTTGTTGATATATCTATTTGACAGCGTATTTTGTTGTCTTTTATTATTTCGGGGATTATTTCAAATAACATTCCTTCTTTTTCTGTTGTTCCCGGAATATCCTTTCTCATATCCAGAACACATTTCTTCCCTTCATCAGCAAAAACTTCCACCTGTATTATGTCCAGAATACCCTGTTGTTTGAGAGAATATAAATTCGCATACAATTTCTCTACATCAACCTGAGGAAAAGTTTCTGGTGTTCCGGGAGTTTTTATTAAAAATATTTCTGGTAGTTCTGTTATTACCTTTATTTCAATTTGTTCAAATTTTATTATTTCGGGACTTGCATTATCACTTTTTCTTGATATATCTCCTCTGGATATTTTATTTTCTCCTATTTCTGAAAATAAAGGAGCGTAAGCACTAATTGGTATCTCTGCTCCTTTATCTTCCCAGACAATGTCATAGTCACCTTTCCAATTCATTTTTTTTGCAGGAACTCCACCATCATCTTTCTCATTTTCTCCAACACTATACACAATAAATCCCTTATCCTTCTTTTTGTAAATGTAGTCCTTACCGCTAAAAGGGTCTAATGGTAAGGAAGATAAAATTTCAGGAGTGAGTTGATTTAAAGAATCTGCAAACTTTCCATGTTGTTGTCTGTAAATGCGATTAGCCAATCCAATTTCAGCAGTCCCTAAATAAGCATCAAGATTTGCTTCTTGAAGATAGGCACGAGAAACAGCAAGACATGTTTGCTTAGCAAGAACTGCTCTTTTCTCGGGTATTTTTTGAATTTCTGTATTAAGGTCTTCTATCTTTTTTTTAACTTCCCAGTAGGGTTTTTCAGCAAAAGAAATTATTTTAATCATGTTCTCAATATAAACAGATATTTCTTCATCCCAATATTTCTCTGCAAATTTTTGAATTTTTTCAGGGTCATCAGTGCCAAAGAGATTTTTTGCATATTCTTTTTCTTCTTCACTCATTTCTTTTGATTTTTGCTCCAAGTCAGGTAGTTTCTCTTTTACTGATTGCTGGTACTGACGCATTTTAGGTAGACCAAATAAAATCATTTCTCTTTTTAATGATTCTGAAATAATTTTACATTTTCTTTCCTCTTCCATATTTTGAATAAGCGTTTGATATAAACTGATATTTACTTCTTTACTGTCTGGAATTTCTTCTAATTGGGACAGAACGAAGGTATCTATTGCTAACCTGACTAATTGGGTTATAAGTAAAGGTTCGTTAGAGAGTGATTTACCTAATTTTAGAGCAACCAGTATTGTATTTAAAGATTTGTTGATGTCTTTATTTTCTGCTTCAAGTTTTGCTTTTGCACATAACATACGGGTACAACCTCTTAAATTGGCAAGGATGTTTAAAAACAACAAAGAGGGTTCATCCGTTAATTTATCAGGCATCAAAAATTGACATTTCATTTGAGATGCTTTTTCCAGTAGTTGATACATTTTACCAAATTCAGGGTTATGGAGAATTAAATCAACCACTTTTTTCTTCTCTTCTTCTGGAACATCTTCCCAATCTACTATGCCTGCGTATGGAAAATATTTCCATTCCTCTTTGTATTTTTCTTTAAGGGAATTCATCAGGACAAAAACTTCGTTATAAACAACAGCACCATTTTCTTCATCGGGGATTTTAGGCAAGTTTAATTCTTCTATTGTGGTGGGTATTCCTGCCTCTTTTATTTTTTGTAGTTCTTCTTCCAGAGATGGAATAGATTTTACTTCTGTTGCTGAAGAGGCAAAAGTGGAGAACAAAAAAAGGAATAAAAAGAGAAAAAAACTTTTTTGTTTCATAATATCCCCTTTTATTTAATTTACCATTATTTCAAGAATTTTGAAATAATTTTATTTCTGATGGCAACAATGAATTTAAAGAACAAAAATATAACCAGTGTGGATATAACAATAATTAAAGATATATATATCCATAAAGGGAAATGCTTACTATATAAAAAACCAAACAGTGCAACAAGAAAAAAGAGTAAATAAAGCCCTATTATAATTGTAATTCCTACAAAAATAATGGGTATTGCTTCTTTTTTTATTTCCTGTTTATGCAGAACAATATCGCTTTTTATTGATTTTCCAACATCTTTCTTGTTTCCACATATTTTACAAGTATCAGTATTACCAGGATTATCATAACTACACTCATTACATACCCATATTTCACCCTTTTTTATTTTGATTTCCTTTTCCGCAAGTTTTATTTTGGCAGATAGTCCAAGAAGTCCTGGTATATGACTTTTTTCAGCTATTTCATTTGCACGCTTGTAGCAGTCAATACCTTTTTCAAATTTCTCTTTTTTTATATATAAATCTCCAAGTTCAACAAGTGCTTTGTAAAGAAGAGCAGGTTCTTTGGCATTTTCTATAATGTTTAATAAATTATTTATTTCTTCTTTTTCCTGGAGTAAAGCATTTAATTTATTTGTCTTATCTTCATACTGTTTCATAAGAAACCATATTATCAAAGGTATAGGAATTGCAATAAACCCCACAAAATAAAGTCCTTTAACTACTTCAAAGATTGTAAGAAAAATAAGAGTTCCTACTATTATTTCAATTATATACAATTGTCCATGTGTTATATCCCCGAAACTAAACCAATACCAGAACCACCATCCTTCAAGGGTAAGCAAAATCAACGGAATAAAGATACAAAATATTGTAATAATATCCATATCTACCTTCTTTATGTTTATTTATTAAACACTTTTTTCTTTACCTACCAGAGAAACAAATATATCTTCAAGTGTCAGGTCAATAACTTCCATACTTTTTGGACCAAATTTTTCAAGTTTTTTTAATATCTCAGGGGTAAAGTTTTTTATTATCATAACTAACTCATGTCCTATAACTTTCTTTTTCAATAGTTTATCATTTTTATCATTAAAAAAAATTTCTTCGGGTATCTTATCTTCAAAAATAAGATGGATTTCTTTTACTGAATTTTTCAGTGTTTCTAATGGACAGGAAAGTAAAAGTTTTCCCTCTTCAATAATACCTACATAGTCGGCTATCTGTTCTGCTTCTGTGATAATATGAGTAGAAAAGAATACAGTCCTTGTTTCCAGATGTATGGTTTCAATAATTCCCTGAAGAAATTCTCGTCTGACAACAGGGTCTAATCCAGAAGTAGGGTCATCAAGAATTAAAAGTTCTGGTTGGTGAGAAAGTGCCAATAAGAGGGCAAGTTTTCCGTTCATTCCCCTTGAAAGTTCTTTAACTTTTATTTTTTTAGGAAGTTCAAATCTATTGAGCAGGTCTTCAGTTAAATTATTGTTCCAGGTGGAATAGAAAGGACGACAGAAGTTAATTGTTTCTTCAATAGTCATCCAGTCATACATCTTCTGGTTATCAGCCACATATCCAACCCTTTTTTTTATTTGGACTGGTTCTTTTTCTGGGTCCATTCTAAGAACTTTACTTTTTCCTGATGTTTTTTGTAGTAGCCCCATAAGCATTCTAATAGTTGTTGTTTTACCTGCTCCATTTCTGCCAAGAAAAACATAAACTGACCCCTTAGGAACTAATAAATCCAATGATTTTACTGCTTCTTTATGTTTTATGTACCTTTTTGTAAGTTTCTGTGTTTCTATTACATATTCTTCCATTTTTTATCTCCTTTCAAACCCTCTCTTCTCTTCAAAGGGAGATGGAGGATTTTACATTCTTTTCTTATCTTTTTCTAAAATCCACCCTGTTCCTTTATCTTCCTTCCTTTTATAAAGGAAGGTTAGGATGGATTTTCCTGTATTTCCACTTATAAATCCCCCTAACCCCCTTTTTCAAAGGGGGAACTTGTGGGTAAGGGATAGATCCTTTTATAAAGGAGGGAGTTAATATTAAAGGGGGATTTGTCTTTTCTTATTTAATTTTTCTACCTCAATACCTTAAAAGAAATATCATCAGAGTTTTGTTTCCTATCAGATATACCACCATCATCTTTCTCATTAGAACCAACACTATACACAATAAACCCCCTGCCCTCTTTCCTGTAAATGTAGTCATTTCCTGTAAATGGGTCAATTGGTATTTCTGGTATAATATCAGGTACAAGAGATGAAAGTGTTTCTGGATAATACCCATATTTTTCTTTGTATATTTTTAATGCCAAAGATAATTTTAATGTATCAAGACAGGCATTATAACTACTTTGCTGCTCAATACTTCTTGTAATGCTAGGTAGGAATATTAAACTAAGTATGTGTTTACTCATACTAAATGTATTATAGGTAAAAAACTTCCTGTCCAGTTCGTCAAGTTTATTTTTAACTAAATAATACGGTTTTTGTGAATAGTCAATTAGTTCTAAAAAATATTGAATATAAAAGGCATAGTCATTTTTTAAAATTGGTTGGGTTAAATAACTGCCAACTAAACTACCATAAATCCCAGGAAGATAAGTATTTTGGCGGTTTAATATATTTCTTAAAGAATATCCAAAAGGAATATCTTTCTCAAAAACATATCTTCCAAAAAGTACTAATTCTCCATTTAAACTTCTGGTAATTTTTCTGTTTTTTTTGTCTATTATTGAAATTAAGTCATAATAATTATCTTTTGAAAAAGAAATGTCTTCTTTGTTAAGAAGATAATTAAGGGAATTTTTTGCTATTACATCTATTGCTATACGAACCAGTTGGGAAATAATAATTGGTTCATCAGTTAATGACTCACCTATTTTTAGCCCTGTCTTAACTGAATTTAATGCATCATTGTATTTTTTATTTTCTGCAAGTATATATGTCCTTGCTGCTACTAACCTTGAACATTGACGCATTTTACTAAGGTGGGGCAGTAACATAGCAGGACCTTCTCTATATTTAATATCAAATCTACAGGAAGGCATGTTGACTGCTTTATCAATTAAGGTATAGAATTTAATAAAATCAGGGTCTTTCATAATCTTTTTTATATTGTTTTTCTCCTGTGTTGTTAATTCTTCTTCTTTTTTCATCCCCTCATAAGGCATATAATACCAGTCAGTTTTGTATTTTTCTTTTAATTTATCTACTAAAGTAAATGTTTCTTGATAAACAATAGCAGCATTTTTCTCATCTGGAACAGGTGGTGGTATTACTTCTTCTGGCGTTAATTTAATCCCTTCTGCTTTTGCCTGTTGGATAGTTCTATTAAAATCCCTACTGATTGTAATATTTACAATACTATGACAACCAAAAGAGACAATAAGTATTATAATTGCTGTTATAAATATTTTTTTCCCACATCCAACTTCTTTTACAAGACATTTCTGCCATATAACAAGACTAAAAATAAGAAAGACAGCAATAGAAACAGAAAAAATAAAGAATATGAAAATAAACTTGGTAGGAGATATTAAAAATAAAAAGACAACCAGAGGAATTATTAGTAAAAGCCCAAATAAAAGAAGAAAAGGAGTGCAAATTATTGCAGGAAGAGTATTTTTAAGCAGTAGTGAACTGAAACAGGAAGAAGAATAAATAATGATAAAACAGAGTAAAAGATAAATTTTTATAAGAAATTGTTGTTGTGGTGCAGTCAGAATAGTCCCTGCTTTAATAAAATTTGGAAAGGGAGAGAATAAAATAATGTTGGTCAGAAGAGTAAGAATTATTAAAAGAAAGAGACCAAAAAAGTATTTTGTCCAGAAAATTCTAACAGTAGAAACTGGTTGACTTAAAAGAAATTCTTTTGTGTTTCTATAAAATTCATTTGTAAAAGAAATTGAGCCAAGGAATAAAGAAAAAAGTATTGGCAGTATAGTGGTTATAGACAAAATATAGAACTCATAGTCAATCCTATATTCAAAAAATTTTGGAATTATTACTGGTATAATCCTACATAAAATAATAATTCCAATAGATAGAAAGAAGAAAGGACTTTGTTCTCTCCATTCTTTCCAGATTAGTGTTTTCATTTTTTATTCCTCCTTGTTTTGAGTTGATTGGTAAAGAGTTGAATAATCTCTTCTTCTGTAAATCCCAAAATAGTTGCCTGATGAATTGCCTGGTCAAATATCTCATCAACAATCTTTTTTTTCTCTGATTCAGCAATTTGTTTTACATCATCTGATATAAATGTTCCTCCACCCCATTTACTTGTTATAATTTTTTCATACCGTAATTCTCTGTAAGCACGGGCAACAGTATTTGGATTAATACGCAACTGCATAGCGAGGTCTCTTATAGGTGGTAATTGGTCTCCTGCTTTCAAAGCACCGCAGGCAACAAGATATTTAACCTTTTTTATAATTTGCATATATGGTGCTACTCCACTATTTGAATCTATTTTTATATACATTTTATTAGTTTATTGTATTAACTCTTTAATACAATTTTACCTCAAAAAATTATATAGTCAATAATAATTATTTTTATTTTATAAAAAGAATTTCAACAATTAACAAAATTTAGTAAAATTGCATCATTTACCAGCGCATTTAGTTGTTTTGCTATAAAAGAACCATTTGGTTTTTCTTCTGGATGATTTTGATTGGTTA contains the following coding sequences:
- a CDS encoding AAC(3) family N-acetyltransferase, whose amino-acid sequence is MENLNKRIKKEFDLSRWQNLALKIFNIESRFCYSDFEKSAKLCWQELKDAGAKDVELIELKADGGTTYGDFIMPQAWDYEYGFLYIKEPDKFNGKILADTKHHPFHIANRCGDIEETILDVVDIRNIKKYKDLSKNFVFCGNIPPRECRNEIEKTGALGIISSYSGAPEKRDGVYWINGWAKNSGWYQTKEDRKMVCFSIKPEDGEFLQKLLDKENVKVCASVKSKRYNGKIYSITGLIPGKTKKEIAFLAHLYEPMITDNATGVAGLIEICRVINELIKSKKFIPDVGIRFLFSMERYGMAQFFEKKHNVIYAFNVDGITPDIVKSGRMRITLYGSHFTNPFFGDYLFEKLLEKTFPSNLPWKKERAMFEDDTFISDKSTNIPTMYFISHPGKFHHNSADPEIVNWNLGKEILCSLATYVCTLFSNQKRKKYLNVVNTSVKEEFYKYISYLNLMIAENPEKFTQQGIKERINYISRYLKDKYLSIKIFGDKPEEKILKEIDKIVRKTITDITKKFDKEISKKEVLLSREDKKSENIVITWRKPVFIFSLAEIPHKERISPPEEFYSVINRVDGKKDMYQIFKEISSEREFYGMNEISEAEKKSLIKYIQYLSNYNYLKFYYKTIVTKQDIKSGLEKLGIKKGDKVIVHSSLSSLGYVEGGAKAVCEALMELIGKEGVLMMPSFNHGEIFRNDPDAYFSPLETPTTNGAVPEAFWKIKDVYRSLNPTHSFAVWGKNAKDFVKNHHKYLTMGKGSPLYLLEKEGGKIILIDALSANTFHHVVEQTNNVPCLGKRTEQYPVKLPSGEIVHIRTWGWRGRACEITDKGAYWDYIRKNKLLKEGKIGGAQVFVLNMKVCRQVIEKFLKGEIKGFSGCRKCKIKPRIVSQTVESDWDNEKETVKSDTTAFVGDYEPVSYCK
- a CDS encoding ABC transporter ATP-binding protein, which translates into the protein MEEYVIETQKLTKRYIKHKEAVKSLDLLVPKGSVYVFLGRNGAGKTTTIRMLMGLLQKTSGKSKVLRMDPEKEPVQIKKRVGYVADNQKMYDWMTIEETINFCRPFYSTWNNNLTEDLLNRFELPKKIKVKELSRGMNGKLALLLALSHQPELLILDDPTSGLDPVVRREFLQGIIETIHLETRTVFFSTHIITEAEQIADYVGIIEEGKLLLSCPLETLKNSVKEIHLIFEDKIPEEIFFNDKNDKLLKKKVIGHELVMIIKNFTPEILKKLEKFGPKSMEVIDLTLEDIFVSLVGKEKSV
- a CDS encoding GntR family transcriptional regulator — protein: MYIKIDSNSGVAPYMQIIKKVKYLVACGALKAGDQLPPIRDLAMQLRINPNTVARAYRELRYEKIITSKWGGGTFISDDVKQIAESEKKKIVDEIFDQAIHQATILGFTEEEIIQLFTNQLKTRRNKK